GGCTGCCCGCGCTGCTGGCGCTGGGGCTGGCCTTCACCGACTACGACGCGCTGAGCGCCCCGCGCTTCGTGGGCGTGGCGCACTTCCTCCGGCTGTGGGACGACCCGCTCTTCTGGACGGCGCTGGGCAACTCGCTGCTCTTCGCCGCGCTCGCCGTCCCCCTGCGACTGGTGGCGGCCATGGGGCTGGCGCTGCTGCTGCACAAGCGCGCGGGGGTGGCGCGCTCCGCGGTGTTCCTGCCCACGGTGGTGCCGGACCTCGCCTATGCGCTGCTGTGGCTGTGGCTGCTCAACCCGCTGTACGGGCCGCTGGCGCTCGTGCTGAAGACGACGGGCCTGGCGGACGGAGGCTGGCTGCTCACGCCCTGGGGCGCGCGCGGGGCGCTGGTGGCGCTCACCGTGTTCCAGCTGGGCGAGGTCTTCGTGGTGCTGCTGGCCGCGCGGCGCGAGCTGCCGCAGGAGCTGTACGAGCTGTGCGAGCTGGAGGGCGGCGGCGCGCTCACCGTCTTCCGCAAGGTGACGCTGCCGTTGATGGCGCCCACGCTGGGGCTGCTCGCCGCGCGCGACGTCATGAAGAGCCTGCAGACGACGTTCGTGCCCGCCCTGGTCATCACCCAGGGCGGCCCGCGCTATGCGACGACGTTCCTGCCGCTCTACATCTACCAGAACGGCTTCGAGTACCTGCGCATCGGGTACGCGTCCGCGATGACGTGGGTGATGTTCCTCGTCACCGTGGCCATGGTGGCCGCGCAGCTGTGGGTGCTGCGCGGGTGGCGCACCTCTCGCGAGGCGTGAGTCACTTCGTGCCGGCGTCCGTGCCCGGCGGCTTCGAGCCGGGCTTGCGGATGGGGCACGACACAATCGCCCCATTCGGGTCGATGGCGTCGCTGCCGGTCTCCACCTTGAGAATCTTCCGTCCCTCGCCGACGACGAACGTGTAGCGCTTGGGCACCGAGAGCAGCGGCATCTTCACGTCATACGCCGCGACGACCTTGCCCTCCGGGTCTGGAATGAAGGGGAACGGGGCTTTCAGCTCCGCCTTGAAGCGCGAGAGCGTGTCTGCGTCATCCATGCTGATGGCCAGGACCTGGCCATGGAGCTTCTCGATGTCCGAGTACCTGTCCCGGTACGCCGAGAGCTCGCGGGTTCAACCTCCTGTGAAGGCCTTGGGGAAGAAGGCCAGGATGACGGGGCCCTGCTTCACCATCTCCGACAGGGTGTAGGCGTTGCCGGCGGTGTCCTTCACCGTGAAGTCCGGCGCCGTGTCACCCACCTGCGGAATGGCCCCGCTGAAGAGTCCCGCGACGAGCACTGGGAAGAGCATGGGAGGACT
This genomic window from Pyxidicoccus xibeiensis contains:
- a CDS encoding carbohydrate ABC transporter permease, encoding MTARAPRGREAMLWLAAPFVVAAVLLVGLPALLALGLAFTDYDALSAPRFVGVAHFLRLWDDPLFWTALGNSLLFAALAVPLRLVAAMGLALLLHKRAGVARSAVFLPTVVPDLAYALLWLWLLNPLYGPLALVLKTTGLADGGWLLTPWGARGALVALTVFQLGEVFVVLLAARRELPQELYELCELEGGGALTVFRKVTLPLMAPTLGLLAARDVMKSLQTTFVPALVITQGGPRYATTFLPLYIYQNGFEYLRIGYASAMTWVMFLVTVAMVAAQLWVLRGWRTSREA
- a CDS encoding peroxiredoxin family protein → MLFPVLVAGLFSGAIPQVGDTAPDFTVKDTAGNAYTLSEMVKQGPVILAFFPKAFTGGUTRELSAYRDRYSDIEKLHGQVLAISMDDADTLSRFKAELKAPFPFIPDPEGKVVAAYDVKMPLLSVPKRYTFVVGEGRKILKVETGSDAIDPNGAIVSCPIRKPGSKPPGTDAGTK